In Persicimonas caeni, a single window of DNA contains:
- a CDS encoding arsenate reductase/protein-tyrosine-phosphatase family protein yields the protein MKSILFLCVANSARSQMAEGLARDLFGDEVRVQSAGSNPSRVNPWAIEAMGEVGISLDGQASTSVDDVDPASVDTVITLCAEEVCPAFLSDAERYHWPIDDPDSDDPGVGDEEMLARFRQARDKIKMRLEILAALQNRPESPEPTEFHGSIRVPDLPAAARFYSWLLDVEPKAWTHRYVTFVSEKLRTNFVILVDDGKTLHHDTLYHLGIALADKDAVVDAYHRACEAGFHVEKPPRTTWRGTPLHELWLKDPGGNLIELYARLTEEELAQMPADKEPVFLVAT from the coding sequence ATGAAGAGCATTTTGTTTTTGTGTGTCGCCAACTCCGCGCGAAGCCAGATGGCAGAAGGCTTGGCGCGCGACCTCTTCGGTGACGAGGTGCGCGTGCAGTCGGCCGGCTCGAATCCGTCGCGAGTCAACCCGTGGGCGATCGAGGCGATGGGCGAGGTCGGCATCAGCCTCGACGGCCAGGCGTCGACCTCGGTCGACGACGTCGATCCGGCGTCGGTGGACACGGTGATCACGCTGTGCGCCGAGGAGGTCTGCCCGGCCTTTTTGTCCGACGCCGAGCGTTATCACTGGCCCATCGATGACCCCGACAGCGACGACCCTGGCGTCGGCGACGAGGAGATGCTCGCGCGGTTTCGCCAGGCGCGCGACAAGATCAAGATGCGCCTCGAGATCCTCGCCGCCCTCCAGAACCGACCCGAAAGCCCGGAGCCGACCGAGTTTCACGGCAGCATCCGCGTGCCCGACCTGCCGGCGGCGGCCAGGTTTTATAGCTGGCTGCTCGACGTCGAGCCCAAGGCGTGGACGCATCGGTACGTGACCTTTGTGAGCGAGAAGCTTCGCACCAATTTTGTGATTCTGGTCGACGACGGCAAGACGCTGCACCACGACACGCTGTATCACCTGGGCATCGCTCTGGCCGACAAGGACGCCGTGGTCGACGCGTATCACCGAGCCTGCGAAGCCGGCTTCCACGTCGAAAAGCCGCCGCGCACGACCTGGCGCGGTACGCCGCTGCACGAGCTGTGGCTCAAAGATCCCGGCGGCAACCTCATCGAGCTGTATGCCCGACTGACCGAAGAGGAGTTGGCTCAGATGCCGGCAGATAAGGAGCCGGTCTTTCTGGTGGCGACCTAA
- a CDS encoding DUF3293 domain-containing protein has translation MNPMLRDAYESTTYVASTPRGRLRVRVGEGHAELDALLEEHHAEQWAYITAWNPGSELLSPLENHERQKELEGELREAGYTFFRGSGVPDSDDWDAEESVLVVGIARSEAVRLGAAYGQNAIVYGRSGGEAELVWCDAEPPQSSADESSANKSAADEVVDVFAMPAELPGDDEFFEVLARGEDVRVERIISHGHTTPDGEWYDQEDGEWVVLLQGEATLLWEDGTTTELGAGEAVFIEAHRRHRVVRTSSEPPCIWLAVHGR, from the coding sequence ATGAACCCCATGCTCCGCGACGCCTACGAATCCACCACCTACGTTGCGTCGACGCCACGGGGGCGGCTGCGTGTGCGTGTCGGCGAGGGGCATGCCGAGCTCGACGCGTTGCTCGAGGAGCACCACGCCGAGCAGTGGGCGTATATCACCGCCTGGAATCCCGGCTCGGAGTTGCTCAGTCCGCTGGAGAATCACGAGCGCCAAAAGGAGCTCGAGGGTGAGCTTCGCGAGGCGGGGTACACGTTTTTTCGCGGCAGCGGGGTGCCCGACAGCGATGATTGGGACGCCGAGGAGAGCGTTCTGGTCGTGGGAATTGCGCGCTCGGAGGCGGTGCGGTTGGGCGCGGCGTACGGGCAGAATGCCATCGTCTACGGTCGGTCGGGTGGGGAGGCGGAGCTTGTGTGGTGTGACGCCGAGCCCCCGCAGAGTTCGGCCGACGAGAGTTCGGCCAACAAGAGCGCGGCCGACGAGGTGGTGGACGTGTTCGCCATGCCCGCCGAGCTCCCCGGCGACGACGAGTTTTTCGAGGTGCTCGCCCGCGGCGAGGACGTGCGTGTCGAGCGGATTATCTCGCACGGGCATACCACGCCGGACGGGGAGTGGTACGACCAGGAGGACGGCGAGTGGGTCGTCTTGTTGCAGGGGGAGGCGACGCTCCTGTGGGAGGACGGGACCACGACCGAGCTCGGGGCGGGCGAGGCGGTATTTATCGAGGCGCATCGGCGGCATCGGGTGGTGCGTACCTCCAGCGAGCCGCCGTGTATCTGGCTAGCGGTGCACGGGCGCTGA
- a CDS encoding phytoene desaturase family protein, with protein MSEVIVVGAGFAGLAAAAHLAAGGAKVRVVERHEQPGGRARTWSKDGFMFDLGPSWYWMPDVFERYFERFGYRVDELYELRRLDPSYRVVWPGGDAWDIPAGLDALRELFEHHEPGAGEAFDEFIDQTSYIYREAFDDYLFRPSLSFFEFVDPRLVTELFRLKMVRSMSNYARSFFEHPRLARLVEWPVLFLGASAEKTSAMYSLMSYADMALGTWYPMGGMHRIIEAMVRVAEEQGVQFEFGRPVNQIVVEGGRARGVRTPEGTLRADAVLASADYHHVERDLLAAEHRQFGDKYWSKRTMSPSSLLFYLGLGGDLGELGHHTLFFDEDLDRHMDAVYERPRWPDAPLFYACAPSVTDPSVAPEGDSNLFLLIPLAAGLSDSETMRERLYHQVMQRLEDHVGQPLRERVVVKRSYAMEDFEQDYGAFKGNAYGMANTLRQTGPLKPPLRSKTVGGLYFAGQLTVPGPGMPPSLISGELSAKVLLDELRGR; from the coding sequence ATGTCTGAAGTCATTGTTGTTGGTGCTGGTTTTGCTGGATTGGCCGCCGCCGCGCACCTGGCGGCCGGCGGGGCGAAGGTGCGCGTGGTCGAGCGCCACGAGCAGCCCGGCGGGCGCGCGCGGACCTGGTCGAAGGACGGGTTCATGTTCGACCTGGGCCCGAGTTGGTACTGGATGCCCGACGTGTTCGAACGCTACTTCGAGCGCTTCGGCTACCGGGTCGACGAGCTGTACGAGCTTCGCCGGCTCGACCCGAGCTACCGGGTGGTGTGGCCCGGCGGCGACGCCTGGGATATCCCGGCGGGCCTCGACGCGCTGCGCGAGCTGTTCGAGCACCACGAGCCGGGCGCCGGCGAGGCGTTCGACGAGTTCATCGACCAGACGAGCTATATCTACCGCGAGGCGTTCGACGACTATCTGTTCCGCCCGAGCCTGTCGTTCTTCGAGTTCGTCGACCCCCGGCTGGTCACCGAGTTGTTCCGGCTCAAGATGGTGCGCTCGATGTCCAACTACGCGCGCAGCTTCTTCGAGCACCCGCGCCTGGCGCGCCTGGTCGAGTGGCCGGTGCTCTTTTTGGGCGCCTCGGCCGAGAAGACCTCGGCGATGTACAGCCTGATGAGCTACGCCGACATGGCGCTGGGCACCTGGTACCCGATGGGCGGCATGCACCGCATCATCGAGGCGATGGTCAGGGTCGCCGAAGAGCAGGGCGTGCAGTTCGAGTTCGGCCGGCCGGTCAATCAAATCGTGGTCGAAGGGGGCCGCGCCCGCGGCGTGCGCACCCCCGAGGGGACGCTCCGCGCCGACGCGGTGCTCGCCTCGGCCGACTACCACCACGTCGAGCGCGACCTGCTCGCCGCCGAGCATCGCCAATTCGGCGACAAGTACTGGTCGAAGCGCACGATGAGCCCGTCGAGCCTGCTGTTCTACCTGGGCCTGGGCGGCGACCTGGGCGAGCTCGGCCACCACACGCTCTTCTTCGACGAAGACCTCGACCGCCACATGGACGCGGTCTACGAGCGGCCGCGCTGGCCGGACGCGCCGCTCTTCTATGCCTGCGCCCCGTCGGTCACCGACCCGAGCGTCGCCCCCGAGGGCGATTCGAACCTCTTCTTGCTCATCCCCCTCGCCGCCGGCCTGAGCGACTCCGAGACGATGCGCGAGCGCCTGTACCACCAGGTCATGCAACGCCTCGAAGACCACGTCGGCCAGCCGCTGCGCGAGCGCGTCGTGGTCAAACGAAGCTACGCGATGGAGGATTTCGAGCAGGATTACGGCGCCTTCAAGGGCAACGCCTACGGCATGGCGAACACGCTTCGCCAGACTGGCCCGCTCAAGCCGCCGCTTCGCTCGAAGACCGTCGGCGGATTGTATTTTGCCGGCCAACTCACCGTGCCCGGCCCGGGTATGCCGCCGAGCCTCATATCGGGTGAGCTCAGTGCGAAGGTCCTCCTCGACGAGCTCAGAGGCCGCTGA
- a CDS encoding SDR family oxidoreductase → MPNQILANLEAPTHCFVQGASRGIGLGFVRRLLDADHVACVYASARDPQRSDALVELERAHPDRLKLVALDVTDESTIAKAAQRVRDEVGELHFLFNVAGILHDTSTGLKPEKSLRDLDPANLHQLFGVNAFGPILMAKHFHSLFRHGRRAVWANMSARVGSIGDNYLGGWYGYRASKAALNQFTRTMSIEMGRKAPETVVVALHPGTVDTALSEPFQGNVKPEKLFSVERAVDQLLEVIDGLGPDDTGGFYAWDGQAIEW, encoded by the coding sequence ATGCCGAACCAAATCCTAGCCAACCTCGAAGCCCCCACTCACTGCTTTGTCCAGGGCGCCAGCCGGGGCATCGGCCTCGGGTTCGTCCGCCGGCTGCTCGACGCCGACCACGTGGCCTGCGTGTACGCCTCGGCGCGCGACCCGCAACGGTCGGACGCGCTCGTCGAACTCGAGCGCGCCCACCCCGACAGGCTAAAACTCGTCGCCCTCGACGTCACCGACGAGTCGACGATCGCAAAGGCCGCCCAGAGGGTGCGCGACGAGGTCGGCGAGCTGCACTTTTTGTTCAACGTCGCCGGCATCTTGCATGACACGTCGACGGGCCTCAAACCGGAGAAGTCGCTGCGCGACCTCGACCCGGCCAACCTCCACCAGCTCTTCGGGGTCAACGCCTTCGGCCCCATCCTGATGGCCAAGCACTTCCACAGCCTCTTTCGCCACGGTCGCCGCGCGGTGTGGGCGAATATGTCGGCGCGCGTCGGAAGCATCGGCGACAACTACCTGGGCGGCTGGTACGGCTACCGCGCCTCGAAGGCCGCGCTCAACCAATTCACCCGCACGATGTCCATCGAGATGGGCCGAAAGGCCCCCGAGACCGTCGTCGTCGCGCTGCACCCGGGCACCGTCGACACCGCTCTGAGCGAGCCGTTTCAGGGTAACGTCAAACCCGAAAAGCTCTTCTCGGTCGAGCGCGCCGTCGACCAACTCCTCGAGGTCATCGACGGCCTCGGCCCCGACGACACCGGCGGCTTTTATGCCTGGGACGGCCAAGCTATCGAGTGGTAG
- a CDS encoding PaaI family thioesterase, with translation MSDFQPKDPNFEQRVRDGFARQAVMDLFGARLLRVEPGEVDIELDYDEKLTQQGGFLHAGVVTTIADSACGFAGLTLMPAGSDVLAVEFKMNLMRPAVGERFVATGRVLKSGRTLTVCRGEVYAFADGVRKEVAAMQATMFCVSTAEEKP, from the coding sequence ATGAGCGACTTCCAACCCAAAGATCCCAACTTCGAGCAGCGTGTGCGCGACGGCTTTGCCAGGCAGGCCGTCATGGACCTCTTCGGCGCGCGACTCCTGCGCGTCGAGCCCGGTGAGGTCGACATCGAGCTGGACTACGACGAGAAACTCACCCAGCAGGGCGGCTTTCTGCACGCGGGCGTGGTGACCACCATCGCCGACAGCGCCTGCGGGTTCGCTGGCCTGACGCTGATGCCGGCGGGGTCGGACGTGCTGGCGGTGGAGTTCAAGATGAACCTGATGCGCCCGGCGGTCGGCGAGCGCTTTGTGGCCACCGGGCGGGTGCTCAAGTCGGGGCGCACGCTGACGGTGTGCCGCGGCGAGGTGTACGCGTTTGCCGACGGGGTGCGCAAAGAGGTCGCGGCGATGCAGGCGACGATGTTCTGTGTGTCGACGGCTGAGGAAAAGCCCTAG